The Chlorobaculum sp. MV4-Y genome contains the following window.
CCGTGATGGCGCTGCGGTGCTTGCTTCGGTTGCAGTGGAGGTTGGCGCACTGTTGCTGCACATTTCAACCGATTATGTCTTCGATGGCAGCTCGAACCGACCTTATTGCGAGGATGACCCGGTTGCGCCTTGCGGTGTTTATGGCTTATCCAAATGGGAGGGTGAAGAGGCGATCCGTGCGAGCGGCTGCTCGTATATCATTCTACGCACCGCCTGGCTCTACTCGGTTTACGGGCAGAACTTCGTGAAAACGATGCTTCGTCTTGGTAGCGAGCGCCAGTCGATTGGCGTTGTGTTTGATCAGGTGGGCAGCCCGACATGGGCGGCAGATCTGGCCGGGGCGATCGTTTCGATTTTCGGCCAATGCGATCCGGCTCGGAGCTACAGCGAGACTTTTCACTACTCGAATGAAGGGGTCTGTTCCTGGTACGACTTTGCCAAAGCGATTATGGATGCCGAAGGGCTTCCGTGCAAGGTCTCGCCCATTGAAAGCTCCGATTACCCGACGCCAGCCAAAAGGCCTCATTTCAGCGTGTTGAACAAGCGAAAAATCAAGAGTACCTTGGGGCTTGAAATCCCGCACTGGCACGACAGCCTGCTGCGGATGCTTGAGGAGCTTCGGGAAGGTGGTCAGGCGTGAGCGGATCGATTTTACAAGGCATTGCGCAATAATTTGTGGCAGGGCAACCGCCAGGGTTGCCCCTACAATGTTCTCTTATAAACTATGCATATTCTCATTACCGGTGGTGCGGGGTTTATCGGTTCGCATGTGGTCAGGCACTTTTTGAATCGTTATGCGGACTACACGATCACCAATCTCGACAAGCTTACCTACGCGGGCAATCTGGCCAATCTGAAAGATGTCGAATCGAATCCGAACTACCGGTTCGTGAAGGGCGATATCGCTGATGGCTCATTTCTGCTCGATCTGTTCAAAAAATATTGCTTCGATGCAGTCATTCATCTGGCCGCCGAGTCGCACGTGGATCGCTCCATTGAAAGCCCGGTCGAGTTCGTGATTGCCAACGTGCTTGGCACGGTGAACCTGCTCAACGCCGCGCGCGCCACGTGGGAAGGCAAGTTCGAGGGCAAGCGGTTTTACCACATCTCGACCGACGAGGTCTATGGTTCGCTCGGCAGCGAGGGGATGTTTTCGGAAACCACGCCCTACGATCCGCATAGCCCCTACTCGGCCTCGA
Protein-coding sequences here:
- the rfbD gene encoding dTDP-4-dehydrorhamnose reductase, encoding MNILVTGSRGQLGSELQKLQQVHGWREWFFMELPELDITDALTVERVCRDRQIGAIVNCAAYTAVDRAESDAEAAFRVNRDGAAVLASVAVEVGALLLHISTDYVFDGSSNRPYCEDDPVAPCGVYGLSKWEGEEAIRASGCSYIILRTAWLYSVYGQNFVKTMLRLGSERQSIGVVFDQVGSPTWAADLAGAIVSIFGQCDPARSYSETFHYSNEGVCSWYDFAKAIMDAEGLPCKVSPIESSDYPTPAKRPHFSVLNKRKIKSTLGLEIPHWHDSLLRMLEELREGGQA